One window of the Posidoniimonas polymericola genome contains the following:
- the pheT gene encoding phenylalanine--tRNA ligase subunit beta codes for MIVSKEWLADYVNLSMPMEELTDRLTITGLNLEGIEEVGADTAIDLEVTSNRPDCLGHIGVAREVAVIFGKDLCKPDPQPKATGAKVASATSVTIEADDLCPRYTARLIKGVKIGPSPDWLANRLRSLGIAVINNVVDITNYVMMEIGQPLHAFDFAKLKGGKILVRRSTKGEEFTAIDHKTFTLTGEEVVIADAERPVALGGVMGGYDTEVTDDTVDVLIEAADFDPMAVRGAARRHVLFSPSSYRFERGVDPEGIDWASRRCCELILELAGGELCEGVIDEGNQEDTRPTIKLRYDQIPRILGIEVENDEVRRILTDLGCEETHNCDHCVKVVPPTWRADVTREVDLLEEVARIHGYDRIPEDAGVRMAPSHRTREDVVLERVRHAMTAAGFDEALTLSAVDENSSEAFHPWTSEAPLATGTPVLRRANRLRQTVVPSLLECRRLNETQSNPTIELFEIAKVYLPKPGALPGEKRVLALTSGGGFREVKGVLETLLAHIAPELAWSVESTEHELLDAARCCRLVVDGEQLGVLGELSTAGQDRFNLRGGSTIAEIDLAPIIAAARLVPAAGPLSSYQPVTRDLNIVLDESVRWADVERIARSAGGVTLESLAFQDDSYRDPKQLGEGKKSVLFSIQLRKPDGTLTSEEADAVRDQIVAHLGKELGGTLRA; via the coding sequence ATGATCGTCTCCAAAGAATGGCTCGCCGACTACGTTAACCTCTCCATGCCGATGGAGGAGCTGACCGACCGGCTTACGATCACGGGGCTTAACCTCGAGGGCATCGAAGAGGTGGGCGCCGACACGGCCATCGACCTCGAGGTCACCAGCAACCGGCCCGACTGCCTGGGGCACATCGGTGTGGCCCGGGAGGTGGCGGTGATCTTCGGCAAAGACCTCTGCAAGCCCGACCCGCAGCCCAAGGCGACCGGCGCGAAGGTCGCCTCGGCGACCAGCGTCACGATCGAGGCCGACGACCTCTGCCCCCGCTACACCGCCCGGCTCATCAAGGGCGTGAAGATAGGCCCGAGCCCCGATTGGCTGGCCAACCGGCTCCGCTCGCTGGGGATCGCCGTGATCAACAACGTGGTCGACATCACCAACTACGTGATGATGGAGATCGGCCAGCCGTTGCACGCGTTTGACTTCGCGAAGCTGAAGGGGGGCAAGATCCTCGTCCGTCGCAGCACAAAGGGCGAGGAGTTCACGGCCATCGACCACAAGACCTTCACGCTGACCGGCGAGGAGGTCGTGATCGCCGACGCCGAGCGGCCGGTTGCGCTGGGCGGCGTGATGGGCGGCTACGACACCGAAGTCACTGATGACACGGTCGACGTGCTGATCGAGGCCGCCGACTTCGACCCGATGGCGGTCCGCGGCGCCGCCCGGCGGCACGTGCTGTTCAGCCCGTCGAGCTACCGGTTCGAGCGCGGCGTCGACCCCGAAGGCATCGACTGGGCCAGCCGCCGCTGCTGCGAGCTGATCCTCGAGCTGGCCGGCGGCGAGCTGTGCGAGGGCGTCATCGACGAGGGCAACCAAGAGGACACCCGCCCGACAATAAAACTCCGCTACGACCAGATCCCCCGCATCCTCGGCATCGAGGTTGAAAACGACGAGGTGCGGCGCATCCTGACCGACCTCGGCTGCGAGGAGACCCACAACTGCGACCACTGCGTCAAGGTAGTCCCGCCGACCTGGCGGGCGGACGTCACGCGCGAGGTGGACCTGCTGGAAGAGGTCGCGCGGATCCACGGCTACGACCGCATCCCCGAGGACGCCGGCGTGCGGATGGCGCCGTCGCACCGCACGCGGGAGGACGTCGTGCTGGAGCGGGTGCGGCACGCGATGACCGCCGCCGGCTTCGACGAGGCGCTGACCCTCAGCGCGGTCGACGAGAACAGCTCCGAGGCATTCCACCCCTGGACCTCCGAGGCGCCATTGGCGACCGGCACGCCGGTGCTGCGTCGCGCGAACCGCCTGCGGCAGACGGTCGTGCCGAGTCTCTTGGAGTGCCGCCGCCTGAACGAGACCCAGTCCAACCCGACCATCGAGCTGTTCGAGATCGCCAAGGTCTACCTCCCCAAGCCGGGCGCCCTGCCGGGCGAGAAGCGGGTGCTGGCGCTGACTTCCGGCGGCGGCTTCCGCGAGGTAAAGGGCGTGCTCGAGACGCTGCTCGCCCACATCGCGCCGGAACTCGCTTGGTCGGTCGAATCAACCGAGCACGAGCTGCTCGACGCGGCGCGGTGCTGCCGGCTTGTCGTGGACGGGGAGCAGCTTGGCGTGCTTGGCGAGCTGAGCACCGCGGGCCAGGACCGCTTCAACCTCCGCGGCGGGTCGACCATCGCCGAGATCGACCTCGCGCCGATCATCGCCGCCGCGCGGCTGGTGCCGGCCGCCGGGCCGCTTTCGAGCTACCAGCCGGTCACGCGCGACCTGAACATCGTGCTCGACGAATCGGTCCGCTGGGCCGACGTCGAGCGGATCGCCCGCTCCGCCGGCGGCGTGACGCTCGAGTCGCTCGCCTTCCAGGACGACTCCTACCGCGACCCCAAGCAACTCGGCGAGGGGAAGAAGAGCGTTCTGTTCAGCATCCAGCTCCGCAAGCCCGACGGCACCCTGACCAGCGAAGAGGCCGACGCCGTCCGCGACCAGATCGTCGCGCACCTCGGCAAAGAACTCGGCGGCACACTGCGGGCTTAA
- the rpmI gene encoding 50S ribosomal protein L35, giving the protein MPKQKTHKGTKKRFRLSAKGKALHRQSGTSHLAGRMSQKRKRNLRGTTVTADASAKAVRAALAGNSY; this is encoded by the coding sequence ATGCCCAAGCAGAAGACCCACAAAGGCACCAAGAAGCGGTTCCGCCTGTCCGCCAAGGGCAAGGCCCTGCACCGCCAGTCTGGCACCAGCCACCTGGCCGGCCGCATGAGCCAGAAGCGTAAGCGCAACCTCCGCGGCACCACGGTGACCGCCGATGCCTCGGCCAAGGCAGTCCGCGCCGCGCTGGCCGGCAACAGCTACTAG
- the pheS gene encoding phenylalanine--tRNA ligase subunit alpha — MALSDFIAELDSLASDAQSAFDAASDTDALEAARVEFLGAKAGRLKSVQKGMGKVDKADKPAAGQKLNAVKSSVESALESAMKRLASGGSGAAREAFDPTVPGRPFRLGHLHPITQTIERMKEIMGRLGFTAVEGPEIEDDWHNFEALNIPLSHPARDPLDNFYLSVAAKGEGDSSPAPAIGPDGKPLLLRSQTSTVQIRVMEQRIAAAAEGAQPPVRIVSLGRVYRPDTADATHYPMFHQIEGLLIDKHVTMADLKSVLRMFCQAYYGEQEDVHVRFRTSFFPFTEPSVEVDINWQGGWMEIGGAGMVDPNVLRAVGYDPEEVSGFAFGMGVERIAMRQHGIKDIRDLYANDVRFLSQF; from the coding sequence GTGGCCCTTTCTGACTTCATCGCCGAGCTCGACTCGCTCGCTTCGGACGCGCAATCAGCGTTTGACGCGGCCAGCGATACCGATGCGCTCGAGGCCGCCCGCGTCGAGTTCCTTGGCGCCAAGGCGGGTCGGCTGAAGTCGGTGCAGAAGGGGATGGGCAAGGTGGACAAGGCCGACAAGCCTGCCGCCGGCCAGAAGCTCAACGCGGTCAAGAGCTCGGTCGAGTCGGCCCTCGAGTCGGCCATGAAGCGCCTCGCCTCCGGCGGGTCCGGCGCCGCTCGGGAAGCGTTCGACCCCACCGTGCCCGGTCGCCCGTTCCGCCTCGGCCACCTGCACCCGATCACGCAGACGATCGAGCGGATGAAGGAGATCATGGGCCGCCTCGGCTTCACGGCGGTCGAGGGCCCCGAGATCGAGGACGACTGGCACAACTTCGAGGCCCTCAACATCCCGCTGAGCCACCCGGCCCGCGACCCGCTCGACAACTTCTACTTGTCGGTGGCTGCGAAAGGGGAAGGCGATAGCTCCCCTGCCCCGGCGATTGGGCCGGATGGCAAGCCGCTCTTGCTGCGGAGCCAGACCAGCACGGTGCAGATCCGTGTCATGGAGCAGCGTATCGCCGCTGCCGCGGAGGGGGCTCAGCCTCCCGTGCGGATTGTGTCCCTCGGCCGCGTCTACCGGCCCGACACGGCCGACGCGACGCACTACCCGATGTTCCACCAGATCGAGGGCCTGCTGATCGACAAGCACGTCACGATGGCGGACCTGAAGAGCGTGCTGCGGATGTTCTGCCAGGCCTACTACGGCGAGCAGGAGGACGTCCACGTGCGGTTCCGCACCAGCTTCTTCCCGTTCACCGAGCCGAGCGTGGAAGTTGATATTAATTGGCAGGGCGGCTGGATGGAGATCGGCGGCGCCGGCATGGTCGACCCCAACGTGCTCCGCGCCGTCGGCTACGACCCCGAAGAGGTCAGCGGCTTCGCCTTCGGCATGGGCGTGGAACGGATCGCCATGCGCCAGCACGGCATCAAGGATATCCGCGACCTGTACGCGAACGACGTGCGTTTCCTGTCGCAGTTTTAA
- a CDS encoding alpha-L-fucosidase, whose translation MPLLIVCVLATPGVSEESPDKPAAGSPKMTERDQRMEWWREARFGMFVHWGLYSGLAGTWEGKAVSDRGGMEWIQNNVGADTDTYAEAAIPLFKPKQGFAEEWARLAKQAGCKYVVFTTKHHDGFALHDSHVSDYDAGSVLERDLVREIVDACRAQGLRVGFYHSVIDWHHDQYGYANSQQLPHPLKGKPYPNGERDHSKYVEFLHKQVDELMNNYGPVDIVWWDYSAIDYQGDEAWDAFNLMAKVRKRQPGVIMNNRLFRIPEAGWKSMGTAGFSTQLDPKYGDFITPEQHVPDEGMPGVDWETCMTMNTTWGYSEHDHAWKSTETLVRNLVDIVSKGGNYLLNIGPTGDGTIPPESVERMQAVGDWMATNGQAIYGATISGVASPAWGRVTQSRDGAALYLCVFDAPEDGRLELAGVPTKFTRAMLLGSGEAIELDRDGEEIRLTLPVGAQGTLVPVVQLTFAGE comes from the coding sequence TTGCCCCTGCTTATTGTCTGCGTCTTGGCGACGCCCGGCGTCTCGGAAGAATCTCCCGACAAGCCGGCGGCGGGGAGTCCCAAGATGACCGAGCGTGACCAGCGGATGGAGTGGTGGCGTGAAGCCCGATTCGGCATGTTCGTTCACTGGGGGCTGTACTCCGGCCTGGCTGGCACGTGGGAAGGCAAGGCGGTCAGCGACCGGGGCGGCATGGAATGGATCCAGAACAACGTGGGAGCGGACACTGACACCTACGCCGAGGCGGCGATTCCGCTCTTCAAGCCGAAGCAGGGCTTCGCCGAGGAGTGGGCGCGGCTGGCCAAGCAGGCGGGCTGCAAGTACGTGGTGTTCACCACCAAACACCACGACGGCTTCGCCCTGCACGACTCGCACGTCAGCGACTACGACGCCGGCTCGGTGCTCGAGCGCGACCTGGTGCGCGAGATCGTCGACGCCTGCCGGGCCCAGGGGCTGCGGGTCGGGTTCTACCACTCCGTGATCGACTGGCACCACGACCAGTACGGCTACGCCAACTCGCAGCAGCTGCCCCACCCGCTCAAGGGAAAGCCCTACCCCAACGGCGAGCGCGACCACTCGAAGTACGTCGAATTCCTCCACAAGCAGGTCGACGAACTGATGAACAACTACGGCCCGGTCGACATCGTGTGGTGGGACTACAGCGCCATCGACTACCAGGGCGACGAGGCGTGGGATGCGTTCAACCTGATGGCAAAGGTCCGGAAGCGCCAGCCGGGCGTCATCATGAACAACCGCCTGTTCCGTATCCCCGAGGCGGGCTGGAAGAGCATGGGGACCGCCGGTTTCTCGACGCAGCTCGACCCGAAGTACGGCGACTTCATCACGCCCGAGCAGCACGTGCCAGACGAAGGGATGCCCGGCGTCGATTGGGAGACCTGCATGACCATGAACACCACCTGGGGCTACAGCGAGCACGACCACGCCTGGAAGTCGACCGAGACGCTCGTCCGCAACCTGGTCGACATCGTCAGCAAGGGGGGCAACTACCTGCTGAACATCGGCCCCACCGGCGACGGCACGATCCCGCCAGAAAGCGTCGAGCGGATGCAGGCGGTGGGCGACTGGATGGCGACCAACGGCCAGGCGATCTACGGCGCCACGATCAGCGGCGTCGCGAGCCCCGCCTGGGGCCGCGTCACCCAGAGCCGCGATGGCGCCGCGCTGTACCTGTGTGTGTTCGACGCGCCCGAGGATGGCCGGCTGGAGCTGGCGGGCGTTCCGACGAAATTCACACGCGCAATGTTGCTGGGGAGCGGCGAGGCGATTGAGCTTGACCGCGATGGCGAAGAAATCCGGCTGACGCTGCCTGTGGGCGCCCAGGGCACGCTCGTACCGGTTGTCCAGCTGACTTTTGCTGGAGAGTAG
- a CDS encoding C-terminal binding protein — translation MPTHNALYTDFPWADPDIERALLAEADCELVLSPDNKEQTLVAEAERLNPVLIVTCWAPTTARVIDAAPNCRHIARTGIGLDNIDVPHATGKGILVTNVPDYCVREVAEHSLAMVMDLGRKLSVCHHATKSGVYDLVAAQPIYRLKGQTLGVVGLGATGTILAELAQAIGMRVIGTNRSKDVPPGVTWKPLEELLAVADYVSINFPLSDETANLMNADTFALMKPTAYLINTARGGIVDHDALAAALDKGQLAGAALDVQVPEPPDLSRPPYNDPRVIVTPHSAFCSPQAIVELRERVGRQARDFLLGKTPECVVNPGVLKQ, via the coding sequence ATGCCCACCCACAACGCCCTCTACACCGACTTCCCTTGGGCCGACCCCGACATCGAGCGGGCGCTGCTGGCCGAGGCCGACTGCGAGCTGGTCCTCTCGCCCGACAACAAGGAACAGACCCTCGTCGCCGAGGCCGAGCGGCTCAACCCGGTGCTGATCGTCACCTGCTGGGCGCCGACCACCGCGCGGGTGATCGACGCCGCGCCGAACTGCCGTCACATCGCGCGGACCGGCATCGGGCTCGACAACATCGACGTGCCGCACGCCACCGGCAAGGGCATCCTGGTCACGAACGTCCCCGACTACTGCGTCCGTGAGGTCGCCGAGCACTCGCTGGCGATGGTCATGGACTTGGGCCGCAAGCTGTCGGTCTGCCACCACGCGACCAAGTCCGGCGTGTACGATTTGGTCGCCGCACAGCCGATCTACCGGCTCAAGGGGCAGACGCTCGGCGTTGTTGGCCTTGGCGCCACCGGCACGATCCTGGCCGAGCTCGCGCAGGCGATCGGCATGCGGGTGATCGGCACGAACCGCTCAAAGGACGTGCCGCCCGGCGTCACTTGGAAACCGCTCGAAGAGCTGCTCGCCGTGGCCGACTACGTCAGCATCAACTTCCCGCTGAGCGACGAAACCGCCAATCTGATGAACGCCGACACGTTCGCCCTCATGAAGCCCACCGCGTACCTGATCAATACCGCCCGGGGCGGCATTGTCGACCACGACGCGCTCGCCGCGGCGCTCGACAAGGGCCAGCTCGCCGGAGCCGCGCTCGACGTGCAGGTCCCCGAGCCGCCGGACCTGTCCCGCCCCCCGTACAACGACCCCCGCGTGATCGTCACCCCGCACTCCGCGTTCTGCTCGCCCCAGGCAATCGTCGAGCTCCGCGAACGCGTCGGACGCCAGGCCCGCGACTTCCTGCTCGGCAAGACTCCCGAGTGCGTGGTGAACCCCGGCGTGCTTAAGCAGTAG
- the groL gene encoding chaperonin GroEL (60 kDa chaperone family; promotes refolding of misfolded polypeptides especially under stressful conditions; forms two stacked rings of heptamers to form a barrel-shaped 14mer; ends can be capped by GroES; misfolded proteins enter the barrel where they are refolded when GroES binds) produces the protein MAKMIAFDQEARDAMRRGVQKLAKAVKVTLGPKGRNVILQKSFGSPTVTKDGVSVAKEIELEDTYENMGAQMVKEVASKTSDVAGDGTTTATVLAEAIFNEGLKAVVAGVNPVQMKQGIEKAVEDITAELKKLSIKVKSTEEMAQVGTVASNGDTEIGQMLAQAMEKVGKDGVITVDEGKSLATEVEWVEGMQFDRGYLSPYFVTDQTLMECVLEDCYILVFEKKISNIKDLVPCLEAVVNSGKPLLIIAEDVDGEALATLVINKLRGTFNVAAVKAPGFGDRRKAMLEDIAVLTGGQAIFEDLGIKLDGVGLTELGRAKKVIIDKDNTTIIEGAGKSGDIKSRIDQIRREIENTSSDYDREKLEERLAKLSGGVAKVNVGAATESEMKEKKARVEDALHATRAAVEEGILPGGGVALVRTSAKVKPTGLTHDQEVGYNIVVRASRAPLTAIANNAGKDGGVVCEKVSQGKGNDGYNAATDEYVDMVKAGVIDPVKVTRTALQNAASVATLLLTSDALIADAPKKGKGGAGAPGMDDMY, from the coding sequence ATGGCAAAGATGATTGCTTTCGATCAGGAAGCACGCGACGCGATGCGTCGTGGCGTTCAGAAGCTGGCCAAGGCCGTTAAGGTCACGCTCGGCCCGAAGGGTCGTAACGTGATCCTGCAGAAGTCTTTTGGCTCGCCCACGGTGACCAAGGACGGCGTGTCGGTCGCCAAGGAGATCGAGCTCGAGGACACCTACGAGAACATGGGCGCCCAGATGGTGAAGGAGGTCGCCAGCAAGACCTCGGACGTCGCGGGCGACGGCACCACCACGGCAACCGTGCTGGCCGAAGCGATCTTCAACGAGGGCCTGAAGGCCGTCGTGGCCGGCGTCAACCCGGTGCAGATGAAGCAGGGCATCGAGAAGGCCGTTGAGGACATCACCGCCGAGCTCAAGAAGCTGAGCATCAAGGTCAAGAGCACCGAGGAGATGGCCCAGGTCGGCACGGTCGCGTCGAACGGCGACACCGAGATCGGTCAGATGCTCGCCCAGGCGATGGAGAAGGTGGGCAAGGACGGCGTCATCACCGTCGACGAGGGCAAGAGCCTAGCGACCGAGGTCGAGTGGGTCGAGGGCATGCAGTTCGACCGCGGCTACCTGTCGCCGTACTTCGTCACCGACCAGACGCTCATGGAGTGCGTGCTGGAGGACTGCTACATCCTGGTGTTCGAGAAGAAGATCTCCAACATCAAGGACCTCGTGCCGTGCCTGGAGGCCGTGGTCAACAGCGGCAAGCCCCTGTTGATCATCGCCGAGGACGTCGACGGCGAGGCCCTGGCCACGCTGGTCATCAACAAACTGCGGGGCACGTTCAACGTCGCCGCGGTCAAGGCGCCCGGCTTCGGCGACCGCCGCAAGGCCATGCTGGAGGACATCGCGGTTCTGACCGGCGGCCAGGCGATCTTCGAGGACCTCGGCATCAAGCTCGACGGCGTTGGGCTGACCGAGTTGGGCCGCGCCAAGAAGGTGATCATCGACAAGGACAACACCACGATCATCGAGGGCGCCGGCAAGAGCGGCGACATCAAGAGCCGCATCGACCAGATCCGCCGCGAGATCGAGAACACCAGCAGCGACTACGATCGTGAGAAGCTCGAGGAGCGTCTGGCCAAGCTGTCGGGCGGCGTCGCCAAGGTGAACGTTGGCGCCGCGACCGAGAGCGAGATGAAGGAGAAGAAGGCCCGCGTCGAGGACGCCCTGCACGCCACCCGCGCCGCGGTGGAAGAGGGCATCCTGCCCGGCGGCGGCGTCGCGCTGGTCCGCACCTCGGCCAAGGTGAAGCCCACCGGCCTCACCCACGACCAGGAAGTCGGCTACAACATCGTCGTCCGCGCCTCGCGCGCCCCGCTGACCGCCATCGCCAACAACGCCGGCAAAGACGGCGGCGTGGTCTGCGAGAAGGTCTCGCAGGGCAAGGGCAACGACGGCTACAACGCCGCCACCGACGAGTACGTCGACATGGTCAAGGCGGGCGTAATCGACCCCGTGAAGGTGACCCGCACCGCCCTGCAGAACGCCGCCAGCGTGGCGACCCTGCTGCTGACCTCGGACGCGCTGATCGCCGACGCCCCGAAGAAGGGCAAGGGCGGCGCCGGAGCCCCGGGCATGGACGACATGTATTGA
- the rplT gene encoding 50S ribosomal protein L20 codes for MRTTIGAARHKKKKRLFKEAKGRRGGRGKLLRTMKETTLKAGAYSFRDRKVRAREFRKLWIIRINAACRAEGLRYSEFIHGLKKAGIEMDRKTLSQMAIEDAPAFTAVCAKVKEALAA; via the coding sequence ATGCGTACGACAATCGGCGCCGCACGGCACAAGAAGAAGAAGCGGCTTTTCAAAGAGGCCAAGGGACGTCGCGGCGGGCGGGGCAAGCTGCTCCGCACCATGAAGGAGACCACCCTCAAGGCCGGAGCCTACAGCTTCCGCGACCGTAAGGTCCGCGCCCGCGAGTTCCGCAAGCTGTGGATCATCCGCATCAACGCCGCCTGCCGGGCGGAAGGCCTGCGCTACAGCGAGTTCATTCACGGCCTCAAGAAGGCCGGCATCGAGATGGACCGCAAGACGCTCAGCCAGATGGCCATCGAAGACGCTCCCGCGTTCACCGCGGTTTGTGCGAAGGTCAAAGAAGCGCTGGCGGCCTAA
- a CDS encoding co-chaperone GroES — protein sequence MATATKKPAPSKKGKVKLEPMNDRVVVERDESEDVTAGGIVLPDSAKDKANRGTIVAVGPGKVLDDGSRGELQVKVGDRVLFTSYAPETIELDDNEYLLMSESDILAVIE from the coding sequence ATGGCGACCGCTACCAAGAAGCCCGCTCCCAGCAAAAAAGGCAAGGTCAAGCTCGAACCGATGAACGACCGCGTTGTGGTCGAGCGTGACGAGTCGGAAGACGTCACCGCTGGCGGCATCGTGCTGCCGGACTCGGCCAAGGACAAGGCCAACCGCGGCACCATCGTCGCCGTGGGACCCGGCAAGGTGCTGGACGACGGCTCGCGTGGTGAGCTGCAGGTGAAGGTCGGCGACCGCGTGCTATTCACCAGCTACGCCCCCGAGACCATCGAGCTGGACGACAACGAGTACCTGCTGATGAGCGAGAGCGACATCCTCGCGGTGATCGAGTAG